The Dethiosulfovibrio peptidovorans genome includes the window AAATCCTGATGAGGCCACCTTGGAACGTTACAGGGAAAAACAACGATCTTTTATCGGTTTTCACCAGCAGCTTGCGGAGATGGCTCATCGACCAACGCTTACCCAAGATGGCTATCCCCTTCGTTTGTATGCCAATGTGGATACCCTGCGGGATGTAGAGAGAGCTCTCCAGAAGGGAATTCGAGGGGTAGGGCTTTTTCGGACCGAACAGCTCTATATGGATAGGGATAGGTTGCCTACTGAAGGAGAACAATTTGGCGTGTACAAGAAGGCGGTTCTGGCCACTCAGGGACGGACTGTTATTTTTCGGACGCTGGATATAGGATGTGATAAGGTCCCCAGCTATCTTAACGTTCCCCGAGAATTAAACCCGGCTTTGGGCTACCGGGCGATTCGGCTCTCTTTGGCACGAGCTGATATCTTTCGTATCCAGCTTCGGGCGTTGCTCCGAGCCAGTGCTTTTGGGAAGGCGAAGATTATGTTCCCAATGATTTCCGGTGTGGAAGAGTTGCGTCAGGCTCGGGGCCTCCTGGAGGATGTCAAGTCGGCCCTTCGAAAGGAAGGCATTCCTTTCAACCCTGATGTTGAAGTGGGGGTTATGGTGGAGGTCCCCTCAGCGGCGGTCGTCTCCGACCTGTTGGCCAAAGAGGTGGAGTTTATGAGCATCGGTACGAACGACCTCATACAGTATTCGTTGGCGGTGGATCGAAGCAATGACAACCTGTCTGGTCTATATAGTCCCTTTCATCCGGCTGTGCTCCGGCTGGTTTATATGACCATCAAAAACGGTCTCCAAGAGGGGATCAAAGTCAGTCTCTGTGGCGAAATGGCCAGCGAACCACTGCTTATCCCTCTATTGATCGGTATGGGGCTTGAGCGTTTCAGCGTCAATAGCGACGGGGTTTTGATGACACGGTGGATCATGGCTCAGGTTGATCGCTCGCTCATGAGGGAGACTGTGGAACAGGTGATGTCCTTGACCTCTACGGAGAAGGTCCGACGGTTTTGCGAAGAATGCTTCGCTCCACTTAAGGACTATCACGGCTAAAAAAGATCGGAAGAGGAAGAAGGCCTCTTCCGATCTTTTTTATACGTGCGGTTTTTAGTGAGATGTCTTTTGCTGAGGTGCCGGAGGTATATACACAGGCACTGGTTGGGGCGTAGAGGCCGCAGGCGCAGGGGCTGTAGGAGCGACGGTCATGGGAACAGAGCCCGAAGGTGCGTTTGGCGATGGGCCTTGGATGGTCGGGATACCAGGGCCTTCCGGTTCACCGGTGATGTTCCGTACCGGAGGAATGGGGACGACCGGGTTGAACTTCTGCCCCGGATGAACGAGTACTTTTTTGGCACCCAAAGGAGACATTCCCGTGACAGTCCGAGGAGTTAATACCGGTTGTGGTCTGACTGTGTTTTTTGGGGAGGAAGCGGTACTTTTCGGCTGAGTTACATACTCCAGAGGCGCGGCGTATGCTCTTGCGTTGTATCTATGGATGCATTGCCCCGGGAGATGTCCATGGTGATCGCATCTTGTGGGCACGATGACCGGCAAGCCGTGCGTAAACGTCAATCCGGCAGGATCCCACAGAGCGACGGCCTCTCCCGTAGCCCGATTTTGAAGAACTCGGGAAAGAGGGGGATAATGAGGATCGACCGCAAGGGTGGTGGTGAATGCCATCTGAGCTTCTCGAAGATGTCCCATACCCTGGTATGCTTTGCCCAGCCAGTACCACCCATCAGGCGATTGAGGTTGTTGGTGCAGGTACGCCTTCAGGAAGGTTACTCCTCTGATGTACATGCCACTTTCTACCATTTGACGTCCAGCTCGCCATGCCTCCTGAAGAACGAGGGACTGAGAGTTGTCCCTGGGGCGGGGAGCTGCTGATAGCGACGTTGCAAAAAGACACACAACGAACGCCAAAACCACGATTTGTATCTTGTTCATAACTGTTATTCCTCCTTTGCTTTTTTTAGCGATGGGCATGGTAAATCGACATGACAACGAGATCTCGAAGGCCAATAGGGACCTCTTTGTTCTCCTTGACGACTTCAATGATCGCTTCATGTTCTTGAACCCACAGAACCTTAACGGTTCCGATCTTCTCAGGGAGGACTACGACAGGCCGTTCAGGGTCCACAGTGTCATATCGGTCGCTTCGGATCACTGAGAGCAGATCACCTGGTCGAAGGCCCTCAATTTTGCCGAGGCTCATGATGTAGCGCCGCCTCTTAGGGGGCTT containing:
- the ptsP gene encoding phosphoenolpyruvate--protein phosphotransferase, translated to MKGIGVSLGVAIGRAFVDWKEHIEVEKEYVDDVELELDRLNAAIEVVEQEIREVYDGVSSRLLRDEVEIFTSHGMMISDPEFIGQVKGRIITESVNAEWAVRSVADKFIQVFEDMDDVYLKAKADDLKDLSARLCRLLLHVEGGDLSKINEPSIIVFRNLDVGDLARVDRDKVLGIVSQEGTRSSHGVIKARQWELPAVIGVSTILEMVETGELLVIDGSDGTVIRNPDEATLERYREKQRSFIGFHQQLAEMAHRPTLTQDGYPLRLYANVDTLRDVERALQKGIRGVGLFRTEQLYMDRDRLPTEGEQFGVYKKAVLATQGRTVIFRTLDIGCDKVPSYLNVPRELNPALGYRAIRLSLARADIFRIQLRALLRASAFGKAKIMFPMISGVEELRQARGLLEDVKSALRKEGIPFNPDVEVGVMVEVPSAAVVSDLLAKEVEFMSIGTNDLIQYSLAVDRSNDNLSGLYSPFHPAVLRLVYMTIKNGLQEGIKVSLCGEMASEPLLIPLLIGMGLERFSVNSDGVLMTRWIMAQVDRSLMRETVEQVMSLTSTEKVRRFCEECFAPLKDYHG